A single genomic interval of Apium graveolens cultivar Ventura unplaced genomic scaffold, ASM990537v1 ctg2319, whole genome shotgun sequence harbors:
- the LOC141700431 gene encoding putative methylesterase 14, chloroplastic produces the protein MGNRLIRMTKKDPRENNSRSKSKRMSQSQRKMVAEEEMLHKQALAMAIHQHQLSQRFEGSMSRRIGSRRRNQNEPNNIISGSKMLPENLDNIKTKNIVLVHGEGFGAWCWYKTIALLEESGLHPIALDLTGSGIELTDTKNVNTIADYSKPLIDYLQNLPETESVILVGHSTGGASISYALDQFPQKISKAIFLCGTMVADGQRPFDVFAEQLGSAELFMQESKFLIHGNGKDQPPTGFMFEKEQMHGLYFNQSPSKDVALAMVSMRPIPLGPIMEKMPLSAEKYGTGRRFYIQTLDDHALSPDIQEKLVRENPPEGVFKIKGSDHCPFFSKPQSLHKILVEIAQIP, from the exons ATGGGTAATCGTTTGATTCGCATGACAAAGAAAGATCCAAGAGAAAATAATAGTAGGTCAAAAAGCAAGAGAATGagtcaatctcaaagaaaaatGGTGGCAGAAGAAGAGATGTTACATAAACAAGCTTTGGCCATGGCAATTCATCAACACCAACTGTCTCAAAGATTTGAAGGATCCATGTCTAGACGAATTGGGTCTCGTCGCCGCAATCAAAATGAGCCTAACAACATTATTAGTGGAAGTAAAATG TTACCAGAAAATTTGGATAATATCAAAACAAAAAACATTGTTTTGGTTCATGGTGAAGGATTTGGAGCTTGGTGCTGGTATAAAACAATTGCTCTCCTGGAGGAGTCGGGTCTACATCCTATTGCTTTAGATCTCACAGGATCGGGAATCGAACTGACAGATACAAAAAATGTCAATACTATAGCGGACTACTCAAAGCCATTGATTGATTATCTCCAAAACCTACCAGAAACAGAGAGT GTCATTTTGGTAGGCCACAGCACTGGAGGGGCCAGCATTTCATATGCATTGGATCAGTTTCCCCAGAAGATCTCAAAAGCAATATTTCTTTGTGGTACAATGGTAGCTGATGGTCAGAGGCCGTTTGATGTGTTTGCTGAACAG CTTGGTTCTGCAGAACTTTTTATGCAGGAATCTAAGTTTTTAATACATGGGAATGGCAAAGATCAGCCCCCAACTGGGTTCATGTTTGAGAAAGAGCAGATGCATGGATTATATTTTAATCAAAGTCCTTCAAAG GATGTTGCTCTTGCCATGGTTTCCATGAGACCCATCCCTCTTGGTCCGATCATGGAGAAGATGCCTCTGTCAGCAGAAAAGTATGGAACCGGTAGGCGTTTCTATATTCAAACACTAGATGACCATGCACTTTCACCAGACATCCAGGAAAAGCTTGTCAGAGAAAACCCACCAGAAGGGGTCTTCAAAATCAAAGGCAGCGATCATTGTCCTTTCTTCTCGAAGCCGCAGTCCTTGCACAAAATTTTGGTCGAGATTGCTCAAATTCCTTAG